In Bacillus methanolicus, the following proteins share a genomic window:
- a CDS encoding efflux RND transporter permease subunit, translated as MDKIINFSLKNKFAVWLLTIIITAAGLYSGLNMKLETIPNIKTPVISVTTFYPGATPEEVEDKISVPIEKAAQNLNGVNVVSSNSFQNASSVQIEYEYEKDMDEAKNELEEALSSIQFPDGVNKPKISKVSINDFPIVAVSISNEKESLAQLTKKVEEEIVPALEGINGVSSVQISGQQIEEVQLVFNDEKMAQYGLNQETVKNYIKGEDITFPLGLYTFKDKEQSVVVDGNVTTIEELKALEIPVIPSTGSRNNSQAVNQGNPAAGPQSGSMAAPQGNPAAGSQGFAAASQNNAAGISLDGTSQGNIQRQPQQGLVLQTVKLEDIADIKLVGKAESISRTNGKEAIGLQIVKTADANTVTVANEVKEELKKFEDEIEGLEVVTTFDQATPIEDSVETMLSKALFGAAFAVVIILLFLRNIRSTLIAVISIPLSLLIAILLLKQMDITLNMMTLGAMTVAIGRVIDDSIVVIENIYRRMSLKDEKLKGMELIREATKEMFIPIMSSTIVTIAVFLPLALVKGMVGELFMPFALTIVFSLLASLLVAITIVPMMAHSLFKKGLKEGVHHDEDKPGRLAQAYRKILNWSLNHKIVTSLMALLLLVGSLFLVPVIGVSFLPSEEEKMMVVTYKPAPGETLEQVKKYTSDAEKFFLERDNVKTVQLSLGSENPMNPGDTNSAIMFIAYEDDTPNFEEEKEKVIKDLQEKTAEGEWASQDFHSQAGSNEIVYYVYGEKREDIEPVVKEIQDIMKKDKSFTKIDSSISESYDEFTLVADQKKLSKLGLTAAQIGMELSQTRERPVLTTIEKDGEELNVYLQVEEESYESVNDMIEEKIQSPLGIEVPVSELVEIKKGKTSDTVTRRDGRIYAEVSAELTTDDVAKASAKLQKEVDKIDLPSNVEISMGGVTEDIQETFTQLGLAMLAAIAIVYFILVVTFGGALAPFTILFSLPFAVIGGLVALLIAGETISVSAMIGALMLIGIVVTNAIVLIDRVIRKENEGLSTREALLEAGATRLRPILMTAIATIGALLPLAFGMEGSGLISKGLGVTVIGGLTSSTLLTLLIVPIVFESISKLRRKKG; from the coding sequence ATGGATAAAATAATAAATTTTTCCCTTAAAAATAAGTTCGCGGTCTGGCTGCTTACCATCATTATTACAGCGGCAGGCTTATATTCCGGACTGAACATGAAGCTTGAAACAATTCCGAATATCAAAACTCCGGTTATCAGTGTTACCACTTTTTATCCCGGAGCTACACCTGAAGAGGTAGAAGATAAGATTTCCGTGCCGATTGAAAAAGCGGCCCAAAATCTTAACGGGGTGAATGTAGTCAGTTCTAATTCATTTCAAAATGCTTCATCTGTTCAAATCGAATATGAATATGAAAAGGATATGGACGAGGCAAAAAATGAGTTAGAAGAAGCTTTATCTTCGATTCAATTTCCGGATGGCGTGAATAAGCCGAAAATTTCAAAGGTCAGCATAAATGACTTCCCAATTGTGGCTGTAAGTATCTCGAATGAAAAAGAGTCGCTTGCACAGCTTACAAAAAAAGTTGAAGAAGAAATCGTGCCTGCTTTGGAAGGGATTAACGGTGTATCATCCGTACAAATTTCCGGACAGCAGATCGAAGAGGTTCAACTTGTTTTTAACGATGAGAAAATGGCTCAATACGGTTTAAACCAGGAAACAGTAAAAAATTACATAAAAGGCGAAGATATTACGTTTCCTTTAGGGCTTTATACATTTAAAGATAAAGAGCAATCGGTTGTTGTGGATGGAAATGTTACGACAATCGAAGAATTAAAAGCTTTGGAAATTCCGGTGATCCCTTCAACCGGAAGCCGGAACAATTCGCAGGCAGTCAATCAGGGAAATCCTGCTGCAGGTCCGCAGAGCGGTTCCATGGCGGCGCCTCAGGGAAATCCTGCAGCAGGTTCACAAGGTTTCGCAGCAGCATCTCAAAACAATGCAGCTGGAATATCTCTGGACGGAACTTCCCAAGGAAATATCCAAAGACAGCCGCAGCAAGGTTTAGTGCTTCAGACTGTAAAACTTGAAGACATTGCTGATATTAAATTGGTTGGCAAGGCAGAATCGATTTCGAGAACGAATGGAAAAGAAGCGATTGGCCTTCAAATTGTAAAAACGGCTGATGCCAACACCGTTACGGTCGCGAATGAAGTAAAAGAAGAGTTGAAAAAATTTGAAGACGAAATTGAAGGTCTGGAAGTAGTCACAACGTTTGACCAGGCTACGCCGATTGAAGATTCTGTAGAGACGATGTTAAGCAAGGCGCTGTTCGGAGCAGCGTTTGCGGTCGTCATCATTCTATTATTCTTGAGAAATATCAGATCTACTTTGATTGCGGTTATTTCGATCCCGCTGTCGCTTTTGATTGCCATTTTATTGCTAAAGCAGATGGATATTACGCTGAATATGATGACTTTAGGCGCGATGACCGTCGCAATCGGCCGGGTGATCGACGATTCGATCGTCGTAATTGAAAACATATACCGGAGAATGTCGCTGAAGGACGAAAAGCTGAAAGGAATGGAATTGATCCGCGAAGCGACGAAAGAAATGTTTATTCCGATTATGTCATCAACGATCGTAACGATCGCCGTGTTTCTTCCTCTTGCACTTGTGAAGGGAATGGTCGGCGAGCTGTTCATGCCGTTTGCCTTAACCATCGTCTTTTCGTTGCTCGCTTCATTGCTTGTTGCGATTACGATTGTACCGATGATGGCTCATTCTCTATTTAAAAAAGGCTTAAAAGAAGGAGTCCATCACGACGAGGATAAGCCTGGAAGATTGGCTCAAGCTTATAGGAAAATTTTAAACTGGTCGTTAAACCATAAGATTGTGACAAGCTTAATGGCATTGCTCCTCCTTGTCGGAAGCTTATTCCTTGTTCCTGTCATCGGGGTCAGCTTCCTGCCGTCTGAAGAAGAGAAAATGATGGTTGTTACGTATAAACCTGCCCCGGGGGAAACATTGGAGCAAGTGAAAAAATACACGTCAGATGCAGAGAAATTCTTCCTTGAGAGGGATAACGTAAAGACGGTTCAATTGTCGCTTGGAAGCGAAAACCCTATGAATCCGGGTGATACGAACAGCGCGATCATGTTTATTGCATATGAAGATGATACACCTAATTTTGAAGAGGAAAAGGAAAAGGTGATTAAGGATCTTCAGGAAAAAACAGCAGAAGGTGAATGGGCTTCTCAAGATTTTCATTCTCAAGCCGGCAGCAATGAAATTGTCTATTATGTATACGGTGAAAAGCGGGAAGATATCGAACCGGTTGTAAAAGAAATTCAAGACATTATGAAAAAGGACAAAAGTTTTACGAAAATTGATTCGAGCATTTCCGAATCATATGATGAATTTACACTCGTCGCTGATCAGAAAAAATTGAGCAAGCTCGGATTAACGGCTGCACAAATCGGCATGGAACTTTCTCAGACAAGGGAGCGCCCCGTTCTGACGACAATTGAAAAAGACGGGGAAGAGCTGAATGTCTATCTTCAAGTTGAAGAAGAAAGCTATGAAAGTGTCAATGATATGATCGAAGAAAAGATTCAATCACCGCTTGGCATCGAAGTTCCTGTAAGTGAATTGGTTGAAATCAAGAAAGGAAAAACATCGGACACCGTTACGCGCCGTGACGGCCGGATTTATGCAGAAGTCAGCGCCGAGCTGACAACAGATGATGTTGCCAAAGCGTCTGCAAAACTTCAAAAAGAAGTGGATAAGATTGACTTGCCTTCAAATGTGGAAATTTCGATGGGAGGGGTTACGGAAGATATTCAGGAAACCTTTACACAATTAGGATTGGCGATGCTCGCTGCCATTGCTATCGTTTATTTTATCCTCGTCGTAACTTTCGGCGGCGCTCTTGCACCGTTTACGATTCTGTTTTCATTGCCGTTCGCGGTTATCGGCGGGCTCGTTGCCCTGCTGATTGCCGGTGAGACAATCAGTGTGTCGGCAATGATCGGCGCCTTAATGTTAATCGGTATTGTAGTAACAAATGCAATCGTTCTGATTGACCGGGTTATTCGAAAAGAAAACGAAGGACTCAGTACAAGGGAAGCATTGCTTGAGGCAGGGGCAACCCGCTTGCGCCCGATTTTAATGACTGCGATTGCGACGATCGGAGCATTATTGCCGCTCGCATTTGGCATGGAAGGAAGCGGATTGATATCCAAAGGGCTTGGCGTTACCGTAATAGGCGGATTAACAAGTTCAACCCTGCTTACTCTCTTAATTGTTCCAATCGTTTTTGAAAGCATAAGCAAGCTAAGAAGAAAGAAAGGGTAG
- a CDS encoding PDZ domain-containing protein, whose product MAQAWIIELLKGTGKLFLHPMFYYLVFLAGILGVSRVKRERRNFHIRVEDAYFELRQLFPLGIVTGLVFSLVAIAAGIVIPFAAVVLAALFTFLWSLTTKVRLLAPAYTLGAAFFALIFAAQQGWPFPFMPDLFTSLNEKIYPSIIVLLALLIIGEGIVIIKNGPKGTSPKLIKSKRGLTVGVHEVKRLWMLPVFLLLPGGAIHPPSEWWPAFSFGEQSYSLLLVPFSIGFHQQIQGLLPKEAVQLVGKRVIVLGAITFIVSTAGYWWPIASIAAAALAILGREAITLHQRLHEENLPFYFSKRNNGLIILGIIPESPASKMALQVGEMVTKVNGVRVQNEKEFYEALQRNRAHCKLEVLDVNGEVRFVQRALFEGDHHELGILFVQDEKKQDSAVG is encoded by the coding sequence GTGGCTCAAGCATGGATTATTGAATTGTTAAAAGGGACAGGTAAGTTATTTCTTCACCCTATGTTTTATTATCTTGTCTTCTTGGCCGGAATATTAGGAGTCTCCCGGGTTAAAAGGGAAAGGCGGAATTTTCATATCCGCGTAGAGGATGCGTATTTCGAACTGAGGCAGCTGTTTCCGCTTGGAATTGTAACTGGACTCGTCTTCTCTTTAGTTGCTATAGCAGCCGGTATAGTTATTCCATTTGCAGCGGTTGTTCTGGCAGCGCTGTTTACATTTCTGTGGAGCCTTACGACAAAAGTTCGGCTGCTTGCTCCGGCCTATACGTTGGGAGCGGCATTTTTTGCCCTCATTTTTGCCGCGCAGCAAGGTTGGCCATTTCCATTTATGCCTGATCTTTTTACAAGTCTTAATGAAAAAATTTACCCATCGATCATTGTTTTGCTTGCTCTCTTAATCATTGGTGAAGGAATTGTTATTATTAAAAACGGACCGAAAGGCACTTCGCCGAAATTAATAAAAAGCAAGCGCGGATTGACAGTTGGGGTTCATGAAGTAAAGCGTCTTTGGATGCTTCCGGTGTTCCTGCTTTTGCCGGGAGGAGCAATCCATCCCCCTTCTGAATGGTGGCCCGCATTTTCATTTGGTGAGCAGTCATATTCTCTCTTATTGGTTCCGTTTTCCATAGGGTTTCATCAGCAAATTCAAGGTTTGCTGCCAAAAGAAGCTGTTCAGCTTGTTGGAAAAAGAGTCATCGTGCTGGGAGCGATTACTTTCATTGTTTCGACAGCGGGCTATTGGTGGCCGATCGCGTCCATTGCAGCAGCAGCGCTTGCGATTCTTGGCAGGGAGGCCATTACGCTGCACCAGAGACTGCATGAAGAGAATCTTCCTTTTTATTTTTCCAAACGAAACAACGGCTTAATAATTCTTGGAATCATCCCGGAATCGCCTGCCAGCAAAATGGCGTTGCAGGTCGGAGAAATGGTGACAAAAGTGAACGGAGTACGCGTCCAAAACGAAAAAGAATTTTACGAAGCTTTGCAGCGAAACAGAGCCCATTGCAAGCTTGAAGTACTGGATGTAAACGGAGAAGTCCGTTTTGTCCAACGGGCTCTATTCGAAGGCGATCATCATGAACTGGGAATCCTTTTCGTCCAGGATGAGAAAAAGCAGGACAGTGCAGTTGGTTAA
- a CDS encoding DUF2198 family protein, with translation MVIKYFSALFLPCLLVLLFTRVTYHHVIGLILTVALIAASVYKGYTNSLGLIVVDAFSLTLGFWFARRMIARIRRSA, from the coding sequence ATGGTTATTAAATATTTTTCGGCTTTATTTTTGCCATGCCTGTTAGTTTTGCTGTTTACAAGGGTAACGTATCATCATGTAATCGGGCTTATTCTTACAGTCGCGCTGATAGCCGCCTCGGTCTATAAAGGGTACACGAATTCACTCGGGCTGATTGTCGTTGATGCGTTTTCTTTAACACTAGGTTTTTGGTTTGCAAGAAGAATGATCGCCAGAATCCGGAGGAGCGCTTAA
- a CDS encoding TetR/AcrR family transcriptional regulator: MKEKEKLIIDAAMKLFANKGFDATSIQEIANEAGISKGAFYIYFKSKESLLIAIFKYYYETIKARMDEIKSLDLPPRDMFVEHIVCLYSEISKHKEFIIMQTREQAIPFNESIAEFINSMHIETYQFYKKSMTAIYGKNIVPYLGDLSIILQGIFQSYLQLILFQNNPIDFYKLAGFILRRADDLANGLMKSEEEPIVPPQLLNQALFDSRFFQKKMNKKDLQLLIKKFKSDLEKSSDLFVTLDVLEAEINSEAPRIPLIQGMLANLRDVKEMKELKLQIENFFGL; encoded by the coding sequence ATGAAAGAAAAAGAAAAGCTGATTATCGATGCGGCGATGAAATTGTTCGCAAATAAAGGGTTTGACGCCACTTCAATTCAAGAAATAGCGAATGAAGCAGGAATTTCTAAGGGAGCTTTTTATATCTATTTTAAATCGAAAGAATCACTGCTTATTGCAATTTTTAAATATTACTATGAAACAATCAAAGCGCGAATGGATGAAATAAAATCATTAGATTTGCCTCCAAGAGACATGTTTGTTGAACACATTGTCTGCCTTTATTCAGAGATTAGCAAACATAAAGAATTTATTATCATGCAGACGAGAGAACAAGCCATTCCCTTTAATGAATCCATTGCTGAATTTATCAACAGCATGCACATTGAAACATATCAATTTTACAAAAAATCAATGACTGCAATATACGGGAAAAACATTGTTCCATATCTTGGCGATCTTTCGATCATTTTACAAGGCATCTTTCAATCGTATTTACAGCTGATTCTTTTCCAAAACAATCCGATAGACTTTTATAAACTAGCCGGATTCATACTGCGGAGAGCCGATGATTTAGCAAATGGATTGATGAAATCTGAAGAAGAACCAATCGTGCCGCCCCAATTGCTGAATCAGGCACTTTTTGACAGCCGCTTTTTCCAAAAAAAGATGAACAAGAAAGATCTCCAACTTTTAATCAAGAAATTTAAATCTGATTTGGAAAAATCAAGTGACTTATTTGTTACGCTTGATGTGCTTGAAGCTGAAATCAACAGTGAAGCACCAAGAATTCCGTTGATCCAAGGGATGCTCGCGAATTTAAGAGATGTCAAGGAAATGAAAGAATTAAAGCTGCAAATTGAAAATTTCTTTGGACTTTGA
- the uvrB gene encoding excinuclease ABC subunit UvrB, protein MTEQFELVSKYSPQGDQPEAIRKLVEGIKNGKKHQTLLGATGTGKTFTISNVIKEVNKPTLVIAHNKTLAGQLYSEFKEFFPNNAVEYFVSYYDYYQPEAYVPQTDTYIEKDASINDEIDKLRHSATSALFERRDVIIVASVSCIYGLGSPEEYRELVVSLRVGMEIERNQLLHRLVDVQYERNDIDFKRGTFRVRGDVVEIFPVSRDQHCIRVEFFGDEIDRIREVDALTGEILGEREHAAIFPASHFVTREEKMRIAIENIEKELEEQLKKLRAEDKLLEAQRLEQRTRYDLEMMREMGFCSGIENYSRHLTLRPPGSTPYTLLDYFPDDFLIVIDESHVTLPQIRGMYNGDRARKQVLVDHGFRLPSALDNRPLTFEEFEKHINQIVYVSATPGPYELEHSPEMVEQIIRPTGLLDPTIDVRPIEGQIDDLIGEIQDRIKRNERVLVTTLTKKMAEDLTDYLKEIGIKVQYLHSEIKTLERIEIIRDLRLGKFDVLVGINLLREGLDIPEVSLVAILDADKEGFLRSERSLIQTIGRAARNANGHVIMYADRMTQSMEIAINETKRRRAIQEEYNKKHGITPQTIKKEIRDVIRATYAAEEQEEYKPAQSFGKLTKKEREKLIADMEKEMKEAAKALNFERAAELRDLILELKAEG, encoded by the coding sequence GTGACGGAGCAATTTGAATTAGTTTCGAAATATTCGCCCCAAGGCGATCAGCCTGAAGCGATAAGAAAACTTGTGGAAGGCATAAAGAATGGGAAGAAGCACCAAACACTTTTAGGGGCAACGGGAACAGGGAAAACATTTACGATTTCGAATGTGATTAAAGAGGTGAATAAACCGACCCTTGTAATTGCCCACAACAAAACGCTTGCCGGACAGCTTTACAGTGAGTTTAAAGAATTTTTCCCGAATAATGCGGTCGAATATTTTGTCAGCTACTACGACTATTATCAGCCTGAAGCGTATGTTCCGCAAACAGATACTTATATTGAAAAAGATGCAAGCATCAATGATGAAATTGATAAGCTGCGCCACTCGGCTACATCTGCTCTGTTTGAAAGACGGGATGTGATCATCGTTGCCAGCGTTTCATGCATATATGGCCTCGGTTCGCCTGAAGAATACCGTGAACTCGTCGTTTCATTGCGTGTCGGCATGGAAATTGAACGAAACCAGCTGCTGCACCGCCTCGTTGATGTCCAATATGAACGGAATGACATTGACTTCAAACGGGGGACATTCCGCGTGCGCGGGGATGTTGTGGAAATTTTTCCTGTTTCAAGGGATCAACACTGCATCCGTGTTGAGTTTTTTGGAGACGAAATTGACCGAATCCGTGAAGTCGATGCGTTAACAGGAGAAATTTTAGGGGAGCGCGAGCATGCTGCGATCTTTCCGGCTTCCCACTTCGTTACGCGTGAAGAAAAAATGCGAATCGCCATCGAAAATATAGAAAAAGAATTGGAAGAGCAGCTTAAAAAGCTTCGCGCAGAAGACAAACTTTTGGAGGCGCAGCGCCTTGAGCAGCGGACCCGATATGATCTTGAAATGATGAGGGAAATGGGCTTTTGTTCAGGAATTGAAAATTACTCGAGGCATCTGACATTAAGGCCTCCGGGTTCAACGCCTTATACATTGCTGGATTATTTTCCTGACGATTTTCTCATTGTTATTGATGAATCACATGTCACTTTGCCGCAAATCCGTGGAATGTATAATGGCGACCGTGCCCGGAAGCAGGTTCTTGTCGACCACGGTTTCCGGCTCCCTTCAGCACTGGACAACCGTCCGCTGACATTTGAAGAATTTGAAAAACATATTAATCAAATTGTATATGTTTCGGCGACTCCGGGACCTTATGAGCTGGAGCACTCTCCCGAAATGGTTGAGCAGATTATCCGGCCGACCGGCCTGCTGGATCCGACGATTGATGTCCGTCCGATTGAAGGGCAGATTGATGATTTGATCGGCGAAATTCAGGACCGGATTAAACGGAATGAACGAGTTCTTGTAACGACGCTGACGAAGAAAATGGCGGAAGACTTAACTGACTATTTGAAAGAAATCGGGATTAAGGTTCAATATTTGCATTCAGAGATAAAAACGCTTGAGCGGATTGAAATTATCCGGGACCTTCGCCTCGGGAAGTTTGATGTTCTTGTCGGGATCAACTTGTTAAGAGAAGGACTTGATATTCCCGAAGTTTCTCTTGTTGCGATTCTTGACGCTGATAAAGAGGGCTTTCTTCGTTCGGAGCGTTCTCTTATTCAGACGATCGGCCGGGCAGCCCGGAATGCAAACGGTCATGTCATTATGTATGCTGACCGGATGACCCAGTCAATGGAAATTGCAATTAATGAAACGAAGCGCCGCCGTGCGATTCAGGAAGAATACAATAAAAAACACGGAATTACACCGCAAACAATTAAGAAAGAAATTCGCGATGTCATCCGTGCCACATATGCGGCTGAAGAACAGGAAGAATACAAACCGGCTCAAAGCTTTGGCAAATTGACGAAGAAAGAGCGGGAAAAATTAATTGCCGATATGGAAAAAGAAATGAAGGAAGCGGCAAAAGCTTTAAACTTCGAACGGGCCGCCGAGCTTCGTGATTTAATACTTGAGTTAAAAGCGGAAGGATGA
- a CDS encoding DUF2935 domain-containing protein — protein sequence MSSSETTPDFPGKDRNNQMLLPPEKFAALPESLTESLFIERSLTENKFWLRIMKEHALFLGEGFNKNDKQLIQQTDRFYHYFEQQEKRAYQTPNNVTQVRKLNEDSIQLVYGFRNFKRNLLILIINCKVSGFNFPLLVDHIAREAEYFIRTLKKFNKGILDPIQDAIISENVFWLRIMMEHSRFISSLLDQSERNLVNTARKFGDDFEVLLNQARDVESMLYKKSPTYPIIGKLNQDSENATVELRNFKQAGLDLIKSCQIRSVINPLLADHVVREADHFLYMINVLEERLKRKQATEQLQ from the coding sequence ATGAGCAGTTCTGAAACAACTCCTGATTTTCCCGGCAAAGACAGAAATAATCAGATGTTGCTCCCCCCTGAAAAATTTGCCGCTCTACCGGAATCTTTAACAGAAAGTCTTTTCATTGAGCGTTCTTTAACGGAGAATAAGTTTTGGTTAAGGATCATGAAAGAACATGCTTTATTTTTAGGCGAAGGTTTTAACAAAAATGACAAACAGCTTATTCAGCAAACCGACCGATTTTATCATTATTTTGAGCAGCAGGAAAAAAGGGCCTATCAAACACCCAATAATGTAACGCAAGTCAGGAAATTAAATGAAGACTCAATTCAATTAGTGTATGGGTTTCGAAATTTCAAGAGGAACCTTCTCATTTTGATTATCAATTGTAAAGTAAGCGGCTTTAACTTCCCCCTCCTTGTCGATCACATTGCACGGGAAGCAGAATATTTTATTAGGACATTAAAAAAGTTTAACAAGGGGATTTTAGACCCCATTCAAGATGCCATCATTAGTGAAAATGTCTTTTGGCTCCGCATAATGATGGAACATTCAAGATTTATCTCGTCTTTGCTTGATCAGTCAGAACGCAACCTCGTCAATACAGCCAGAAAATTCGGAGATGATTTTGAAGTGCTTCTTAATCAGGCCAGAGATGTTGAGTCGATGCTATATAAGAAAAGTCCGACATACCCTATTATCGGAAAACTAAATCAAGATAGCGAAAACGCAACGGTTGAATTGCGAAACTTTAAACAAGCAGGTTTAGATTTAATCAAAAGCTGTCAGATTCGAAGTGTCATAAACCCGTTATTAGCGGATCATGTCGTACGTGAAGCGGATCATTTCTTATATATGATTAATGTACTGGAAGAACGATTAAAAAGGAAACAAGCAACCGAGCAGCTGCAGTAA
- a CDS encoding DinB family protein gives MIKNFLDYHYWATNKLLDHLETLPEEILSKEIPSVFPSILKTLEHLYAVESMWIQRIQGQNLSALPEITFQNVPQAREAFSEVHSQYLAAGNAEENKRIYYQNTKGQTFCNQLWDIFIHIVNHGTYHRGNITAMLRQLGERGISTDYIIYLREKGIIADT, from the coding sequence ATGATTAAAAATTTCCTTGACTATCACTATTGGGCAACAAATAAGCTTTTAGATCATTTGGAAACCCTCCCTGAAGAAATACTGAGCAAAGAGATTCCGAGTGTCTTTCCAAGTATTTTAAAAACATTAGAACATTTATATGCAGTGGAAAGTATGTGGATTCAAAGAATTCAAGGGCAAAATTTAAGTGCATTACCAGAAATAACATTTCAAAATGTCCCTCAAGCAAGAGAAGCATTTTCCGAAGTACACAGTCAATATCTTGCTGCTGGTAATGCAGAGGAAAATAAACGAATATACTATCAAAACACTAAAGGACAAACGTTTTGCAACCAATTATGGGATATTTTCATTCATATAGTGAATCATGGCACCTATCATAGAGGAAATATAACCGCTATGTTAAGGCAACTCGGTGAGAGAGGAATTTCAACTGATTATATCATTTATTTAAGGGAAAAAGGAATTATAGCGGATACTTAA
- a CDS encoding alpha/beta fold hydrolase — MKEKIVFIHGLTGRKRAFHKEIDYFSQAYHTYAYDLLGHGEDRGKPVEFTLDNLVEQLEILFDQEGIEKAHICSLSYGCYPATIFANKWKENVLSLCYIGGHYNSPSPLFAVFQHYWDTSSENYSTWLKNYARDLFPKEGVVDPYSLVSSKVYYKYGLELDKGILKEAIGHRLFYDLRRDLKNINVPVLWVMGDHDFLYKSSIADLKKVIPHVQYKEIPHAGHTANLFRPKSFKKIYEDFLNGIQRTKSEKVPVLKGKTL; from the coding sequence ATGAAAGAAAAAATCGTATTTATACATGGCCTGACGGGCAGAAAACGTGCGTTTCATAAAGAAATCGATTACTTTAGTCAAGCGTATCATACGTATGCATATGATTTATTAGGCCACGGAGAAGATCGAGGAAAACCAGTAGAGTTTACATTAGATAATTTAGTTGAACAGTTGGAAATTCTTTTTGATCAGGAAGGAATTGAAAAAGCTCATATTTGTTCTTTAAGCTATGGATGTTATCCTGCTACAATTTTTGCGAATAAATGGAAAGAAAATGTATTAAGTCTATGTTATATTGGAGGCCATTATAACTCTCCATCTCCTTTATTTGCTGTCTTCCAGCATTATTGGGATACAAGCAGCGAAAATTATTCGACATGGCTAAAAAACTATGCCCGGGATTTATTTCCAAAAGAAGGGGTCGTTGATCCATATTCATTAGTTTCATCGAAGGTATACTATAAATACGGTCTTGAGTTGGATAAAGGAATTTTAAAAGAAGCGATCGGACATAGGCTTTTTTATGATTTGCGAAGGGATCTAAAAAACATAAATGTTCCTGTTCTTTGGGTGATGGGGGATCATGACTTTCTCTATAAGTCTAGTATTGCAGATTTAAAGAAAGTAATTCCACATGTGCAATATAAGGAAATTCCACATGCAGGCCATACAGCTAACTTATTTCGTCCAAAATCCTTTAAAAAGATATACGAGGATTTTCTAAATGGAATTCAACGAACAAAATCAGAAAAAGTTCCAGTATTGAAAGGGAAAACCCTTTAA